One Nostoc punctiforme PCC 73102 DNA window includes the following coding sequences:
- the proB gene encoding glutamate 5-kinase, with the protein MTKTIVVKIGTSSLTQAETGQLALSTIATLAETLCHLRSQGHRVILVSSGAVGVGCARLGLTERPRAIALKQAVAAVGQGRLIRIYDDLFTTLQQAIAQVLLTRSDLVQRSRYLNAYNTFQELLGLGVIPIVNENDTVAIDELKFGDNDTLSALVASLIEADWLFLLTDVDRLYSADPRSVPDARPIALVSSIKELAELQIGSQGSQWGTGGMVTKISAARIAIAAGVRTVITQGRFPQNIEKIIQGELIGTHFEPQPEPTSARKRWIAYGLLPAGKLYLDEGAIAAISLAGKSLLAAGIKLVEGEFDTQDAVQLCDSNGNEIARGLVNYNSNDLQKIRGCHSREISTILGYAGAETVIHRDNLVLI; encoded by the coding sequence ATGACTAAAACAATTGTTGTCAAAATCGGTACTTCTAGCCTAACTCAAGCAGAAACGGGACAATTAGCACTTTCCACTATCGCTACCTTGGCGGAAACACTTTGCCATTTGAGAAGCCAGGGACACCGGGTAATTTTGGTTTCTTCTGGCGCTGTGGGTGTGGGTTGTGCAAGGTTGGGGTTAACTGAACGTCCTAGAGCGATCGCACTCAAACAAGCTGTAGCAGCAGTCGGACAAGGTAGGTTAATCCGTATATATGATGATTTGTTTACTACGCTGCAACAGGCGATCGCTCAAGTATTACTGACACGAAGCGATCTAGTACAGCGCAGCCGCTATCTCAATGCCTACAACACCTTTCAGGAATTACTGGGACTGGGAGTGATCCCCATAGTCAATGAAAATGATACCGTAGCAATAGACGAACTAAAATTTGGTGATAATGATACCCTTTCGGCATTAGTTGCTAGCTTAATAGAAGCAGATTGGCTATTTTTGCTCACCGATGTCGATAGGTTGTACTCAGCCGATCCACGTTCTGTCCCAGATGCTCGACCGATCGCTCTAGTTAGTAGCATTAAAGAATTAGCTGAATTACAAATAGGTTCCCAAGGTTCTCAGTGGGGTACTGGTGGGATGGTGACAAAAATTTCGGCTGCGAGGATTGCGATCGCGGCGGGAGTTCGTACCGTAATTACCCAAGGGCGATTTCCCCAGAATATAGAAAAAATTATCCAAGGTGAACTGATTGGGACGCATTTTGAACCGCAACCTGAACCAACTTCGGCGCGTAAACGTTGGATAGCTTACGGACTTTTACCTGCGGGTAAATTGTATTTAGATGAAGGTGCGATCGCGGCAATTTCTCTAGCAGGAAAATCGTTATTAGCTGCTGGAATTAAGTTAGTAGAAGGAGAGTTTGACACACAGGATGCAGTGCAATTGTGTGACAGTAATGGTAACGAAATTGCCAGAGGACTTGTGAATTACAACAGCAATGATCTGCAAAAGATTCGTGGTTGTCATTCACGAGAAATTTCCACAATTTTAGGTTATGCCGGTGCAGAAACAGTTATTCACCGAGATAATTTGGTTTTGATTTAG
- a CDS encoding Mut7-C RNAse domain-containing protein has translation MAIAYFYFHAELNHFLPRHHKQVKISHFFEEKASIKDMIESLGVPHPEVDFINVNGKYVNFSYIVSDGDAINVYPISARSVIIPSISVFPEPLSIIHFVVDIHLGKLATSLRLLGFDTLYRNDYEDEKLAQISSSQGRILLTRDKGLLMRSLVTHGYYVRNTNPQEQIIEVLQRFDLFKLITPFKRCLRCNGLLEWVDKQSIIEQVPEKVRSQIDQFQRCQDCDRIYWKGSHYERLQQFIDGVLNSQKGE, from the coding sequence ATGGCGATCGCATATTTTTACTTCCATGCAGAATTGAATCATTTTTTACCACGGCATCACAAGCAGGTGAAAATATCTCATTTTTTTGAGGAGAAAGCCTCAATTAAGGACATGATTGAGTCGTTAGGTGTCCCTCATCCCGAAGTTGATTTTATAAATGTTAATGGTAAATATGTAAATTTTTCTTACATAGTTTCGGATGGAGATGCTATCAATGTTTATCCAATTTCAGCTAGGAGTGTCATTATACCAAGCATTTCTGTTTTCCCAGAACCGCTCAGTATTATTCATTTTGTTGTAGATATCCATTTGGGGAAGCTGGCGACATCTCTACGACTTTTAGGTTTCGATACCTTATACCGCAATGACTACGAAGATGAGAAATTAGCCCAAATATCCTCTAGCCAAGGGCGGATTCTGTTGACTCGTGATAAGGGTCTATTGATGCGTAGTTTGGTAACGCATGGGTACTACGTTAGAAACACTAACCCTCAAGAACAAATTATAGAAGTACTACAACGCTTCGACTTATTTAAATTAATTACACCATTTAAACGGTGTTTGCGTTGCAATGGATTATTAGAATGGGTAGATAAGCAATCCATTATTGAACAAGTGCCAGAAAAAGTGCGATCGCAGATCGATCAATTCCAGCGTTGCCAAGACTGCGATCGCATTTATTGGAAAGGTTCCCATTATGAACGATTGCAACAGTTTATTGATGGAGTACTCAACTCACAAAAAGGTGAGTAA
- a CDS encoding ROK family protein, whose translation MTLILALDFGGTKLAAALVNVGSRKWLRYERRLSPVGANASTDLEIMRSLIYSLLEDAKPAAIGVSFGGPVDASTGTVRLSHHVAGWENIPLKGLLEEEFGVSVGVDNDANVAALGEHRFGAGQGYDSLFYITVSTGVGGGWILNGQPWRGAGGMAGEIGHIVVDPSGPVCLCGKRGCVERLASGPYMAQNVREILENEPQRRGGFRDGEILRGLAGDDLTLLTGQLVSEAAAAGDDLAKEVLHKAAWALGVGIGNVANLMNPQRFVLGGGVTKAGEDFWRVVRQVARETALPEVDFEIVPAVLGDDAPLWGGVAIASM comes from the coding sequence ATGACATTAATTTTAGCTCTCGATTTTGGTGGTACTAAGCTGGCGGCAGCATTGGTAAATGTTGGTTCTAGAAAGTGGTTGCGTTATGAACGTCGTCTATCACCAGTAGGCGCAAATGCTAGCACTGACTTGGAAATTATGCGATCGCTCATTTACTCGCTGCTAGAAGACGCAAAACCTGCTGCGATCGGTGTCAGCTTTGGCGGCCCGGTTGATGCTTCCACAGGAACGGTGCGGCTATCTCATCATGTGGCTGGATGGGAAAATATTCCTCTCAAAGGGTTGTTGGAGGAGGAGTTCGGTGTTTCTGTTGGTGTAGATAATGATGCCAATGTTGCTGCTTTGGGTGAACACCGCTTTGGTGCTGGACAGGGATACGATAGCCTATTTTATATAACTGTCAGCACTGGTGTAGGTGGTGGTTGGATACTCAATGGCCAGCCTTGGCGGGGCGCTGGTGGGATGGCTGGCGAAATTGGACATATCGTTGTAGATCCGTCTGGGCCAGTATGTTTGTGTGGGAAGCGGGGATGTGTAGAACGTTTGGCTTCGGGGCCTTATATGGCGCAAAATGTTAGGGAAATTTTGGAGAACGAACCGCAGAGGCGCGGAGGATTCAGAGATGGAGAAATATTGAGGGGTTTGGCGGGGGATGATTTAACGTTGTTGACGGGACAGTTGGTAAGTGAAGCGGCGGCGGCTGGGGATGATTTGGCGAAGGAAGTTTTGCACAAGGCTGCTTGGGCGCTGGGTGTGGGTATTGGCAATGTGGCGAATTTGATGAATCCGCAGCGCTTTGTGTTGGGAGGCGGTGTGACAAAAGCGGGGGAGGATTTTTGGCGGGTGGTGCGTCAGGTGGCGCGGGAGACGGCTTTACCGGAGGTTGATTTTGAAATTGTGCCGGCGGTGCTGGGTGATGATGCGCCTTTGTGGGGGGGTGTGGCGATCGCTTCTATGTGA
- a CDS encoding helix-turn-helix domain-containing protein, which produces MPYTIPNNSCVGCDNCRPQCPTGAIKIEDNEYWVDPGLCNNCEGYYSEPQCVIACPTKSPIPWQAKKGRCKVEPRDSTSLDLFSNGKNNPFASAIAIWEACNVLGQRTSLHWETDEDGYLCYSRQVNQGKGAIAFHIQDPFQVNDKATDIAAIEALDIRAACIHLIFAGYATALEQPWEQEFAIDERQIEKYLGMEKRKDLSKAAKLALMKNLVQQACSLIISIDWPQQGRINGFSVTNSRLWHLVDIQHHFQEDNHGCKYLIGLTFKVKAGLWAQYFLNKQACKERTAFYQYGSLPKTLLTTVMSIWQQHEGAVRLMLWLLFKTKMGKEQRITIPTLLRIAYGEEKVALASRQREERKRLLRTFESDLEILNHYGMKPLFDPVTYPPEIQPLWAKLIDLPEDPDEALEFWTNDGGSETRLTDTGPRGKWNLLMNARILAFELPPEWEQQISESEKKKTRTAKAKKKTKATNDLLGEQILQARKNLNLSQRELAKLTGKSQSWIRDIENGRLKAKLEDQLLLRKVLNMASS; this is translated from the coding sequence CCAATGTCCTACGGGTGCAATCAAAATAGAGGACAATGAATATTGGGTTGATCCTGGTCTTTGTAATAATTGTGAGGGCTATTATTCAGAACCACAATGTGTAATAGCTTGTCCAACTAAGTCTCCCATTCCTTGGCAGGCAAAAAAGGGGAGATGCAAAGTTGAACCGAGAGATTCTACCAGTTTAGACTTGTTTTCTAACGGCAAGAATAATCCATTTGCTTCTGCGATCGCAATTTGGGAAGCTTGTAATGTACTAGGGCAACGCACATCGCTACATTGGGAAACCGATGAAGACGGGTATCTATGTTACAGCCGGCAAGTTAATCAAGGTAAGGGTGCGATCGCCTTTCACATCCAAGATCCATTCCAAGTTAATGACAAAGCCACCGATATAGCAGCAATTGAGGCGCTTGACATCAGAGCCGCTTGCATACATCTAATTTTTGCGGGTTATGCTACAGCCTTAGAGCAACCTTGGGAGCAAGAATTTGCGATCGATGAACGCCAAATCGAGAAATATTTGGGGATGGAGAAACGCAAAGATTTGAGCAAAGCTGCCAAGCTAGCTTTAATGAAAAATCTTGTCCAGCAAGCTTGCTCCCTGATTATCTCCATTGACTGGCCCCAACAAGGGCGAATTAACGGATTCTCTGTGACAAACAGCCGCTTATGGCACTTAGTAGATATTCAGCACCACTTTCAAGAAGACAATCATGGATGCAAATATCTGATTGGGCTAACTTTTAAAGTCAAAGCAGGCTTATGGGCACAATATTTCTTAAACAAACAAGCATGTAAAGAGCGAACTGCATTCTATCAATATGGTAGTCTCCCTAAAACGCTGCTAACCACAGTTATGAGCATTTGGCAGCAACATGAAGGCGCAGTCCGGTTAATGCTGTGGTTGCTGTTTAAAACCAAAATGGGCAAAGAACAACGCATTACCATTCCTACCTTGCTGCGTATTGCTTACGGTGAAGAAAAAGTCGCCCTTGCATCCAGACAACGGGAAGAACGCAAACGTCTGTTGCGAACCTTTGAAAGCGATTTGGAAATTCTCAATCACTATGGAATGAAGCCACTTTTCGATCCAGTTACTTACCCACCAGAAATTCAACCTTTGTGGGCAAAGTTAATTGATCTTCCTGAAGACCCAGATGAAGCATTAGAATTTTGGACTAACGACGGTGGTTCTGAAACTCGCCTCACAGACACAGGCCCCCGTGGTAAGTGGAATCTGCTCATGAATGCGCGGATTTTAGCTTTTGAACTTCCACCAGAATGGGAACAGCAAATTTCCGAATCGGAAAAAAAGAAAACAAGAACTGCTAAAGCTAAAAAGAAGACCAAAGCTACAAACGATTTACTGGGTGAACAGATTTTGCAGGCGCGAAAAAATTTGAATCTTTCTCAAAGAGAATTGGCGAAACTTACAGGTAAAAGCCAAAGCTGGATTCGAGATATCGAGAATGGTCGTTTAAAAGCCAAATTAGAAGACCAATTACTGTTGCGAAAAGTCTTAAATATGGCTTCATCTTGA
- a CDS encoding sucrase ferredoxin has protein sequence MNTFFCSDDSRQVGEDVIGSATNYQTYILVECPLPWTSEALNSKWVPQNLRILVEEVKRAKLPIRFLLIANDASHKVNHTTLLIYQKEDGLSNGYQKQEFKLANIEQVAGVVQKWIWGIDSNFEVETSTTRDILVCTHGSHDKCCARYGAPFYFHVTASNTDLCLDNVRIWKSSHFGGHRFAPTIIDLPEGRYYGRLDQDSFRSILTRTGDIQCLHQVYRGWGILPPVLQVLERELILYKGWDWFNYKVAGKILEQSLDNSTILAELSFEQPCGSLYTYQAKLVKDETKTQQLKSSCNATRELVVTKYAVGSFWITSSKVMSYST, from the coding sequence ATGAATACTTTTTTTTGTTCTGACGATTCACGGCAAGTAGGAGAAGATGTTATTGGTAGCGCCACCAATTATCAAACTTATATTTTAGTTGAGTGTCCTTTACCTTGGACATCAGAAGCCCTTAATTCCAAATGGGTACCTCAGAATTTGAGGATTTTGGTAGAGGAAGTAAAGCGTGCTAAACTACCGATTAGATTTCTTTTAATTGCTAATGATGCTTCACACAAGGTAAATCACACTACGCTTTTGATTTATCAAAAAGAAGATGGGCTAAGTAATGGATACCAGAAGCAAGAGTTTAAGCTAGCAAATATTGAGCAAGTAGCAGGAGTTGTCCAAAAGTGGATATGGGGTATCGATTCTAATTTTGAAGTAGAAACTAGTACAACTAGAGATATTTTAGTTTGTACCCACGGTAGCCATGATAAGTGTTGTGCAAGATATGGCGCTCCGTTTTACTTTCATGTGACAGCAAGTAATACTGATTTGTGCTTAGATAATGTGCGAATTTGGAAATCATCGCACTTTGGTGGACATCGGTTTGCACCAACAATCATAGACCTGCCAGAAGGAAGATACTATGGTCGTCTAGATCAAGATTCGTTTAGATCGATTTTGACTCGTACTGGTGATATTCAATGCTTACATCAAGTCTATCGAGGCTGGGGAATTCTACCTCCTGTACTTCAGGTTTTGGAAAGAGAGTTAATTCTCTATAAAGGATGGGATTGGTTTAACTACAAAGTTGCAGGCAAAATTTTAGAGCAAAGTTTAGATAATAGTACTATTTTAGCTGAACTTAGTTTTGAACAACCTTGTGGTTCTCTCTACACTTACCAGGCTAAACTTGTGAAAGATGAAACTAAGACTCAACAACTGAAGAGTTCATGCAATGCTACACGAGAGTTGGTAGTTACTAAATATGCTGTTGGTAGTTTTTGGATTACTTCTAGTAAGGTGATGAGTTATAGTACGTAA